From the Microcoleus sp. FACHB-672 genome, the window GGAGCAACTAATACGCTATGATTACTACGAATCGCCACAATAAAGTCTAGATTGAGAGCTTCTAAGGTGTCGATGACACGGCTACTCTCCCCATATAAACTATCGGCCAAAACGAGTTTTATGCGAAATCCCAGTGCTTTGAGTTCACAGATGATTTCTCTGGCTAATTGGGGTTTAGTTTTATAAGTATCCCCCAGCTTTAAGCAAGCTTTGGGTTTGAAAATCTTAAACAGCAACGGATAAGGGATTGTGCCCACTAACCCATAAGCACTAACGGATACAATCCCTCTTTCTGTCTTGCCTAAATTGCCAATGTACTGTTTATACCAATTCTTGAAACCAGTGCTACAAATCGTGTAGACTACTACCTGAGTAAAGTTAGAGAAAAAAATGGCCGGAGTCTGTCAGATAGAAATCACCGAAAGTGAAACCGAACTTAAGAAACGGCTGAGCCAAGAAAAAGGCTTTGTTGCATAACTAGAGAAAGAGACAGAAGTTACCTTTTGAGAGCAGGAGACTAAGCTTCAACCTTGTAGCTATCGGGTTTAGCCACACGAATCATGCGATTGAGTACAGCACACTTGAGGAAGAGTTCAACCGCCTGATTGTCAAAATTCCGCGCACTCAACTTGCCACCAAAAATTGTCTTGAAGCGAAACATCGTCGTCTCTGCTAAAGACCGTCGATGATAGTTGAAATCGCGCTTCCACTTTTTTCGCCCATGCTTGCGAATATAACGGAGATTCTCATCCCGTGGATGCAGTGGAGTGTTGCAATTGCCAGGCTGCCAGATGACAGCATCCTTGCGAGGCGGAATCACCGGCTGGGCACCCCGGTATGTAATGTCATCGTAGCAATGACGATGGTCGTAGGCTCCATCGGTGGAAACTTGCGCAATCTCTCCCTCAATCTGCTCTAACAGGTCGCCAAAAACTTCACCATCGTGGACATCCGGTGTTGTCACCATAGCCGCCACAATTTCTCCCGTTGCTTCATCAATGGCCAGGTGTAATTTGCGCCACGTCCGTCTTTTACTAAGGCCATGTTGTCGAGTCTTCCATTCTCCTTCTCCATACACCTTCACCCCCGTCGAATCGACCACTACATGGCGAGCACCGTCCTTGGGCACAA encodes:
- a CDS encoding transposase, producing MFFSNFTQVVVYTICSTGFKNWYKQYIGNLGKTERGIVSVSAYGLVGTIPYPLLFKIFKPKACLKLGDTYKTKPQLAREIICELKALGFRIKLVLADSLYGESSRVIDTLEALNLDFIVAIRSNHSVLVAPGDRVRYNRWKAYQQQLSHRQPEPRFLREIIFGKRRKIRYYQITKGDTPDPNGVRSWYIMTNLKGQIDLQVAQLYSLRNWIEYGFKQVKNELGWADYRLTDYASIQRWWELVFSAYLLVSLKT
- a CDS encoding IS5 family transposase, with the protein product MKAQYRIGNWSEYNAGLKHRGSLTFRIEASVLDEWIVKTLSSKRGASVYYSDQAIVTMATVKAVYHLAGRQCQGFLESVFELMGIDLPVPDHSTLSRRISQLSIPIPVVPKDGARHVVVDSTGVKVYGEGEWKTRQHGLSKRRTWRKLHLAIDEATGEIVAAMVTTPDVHDGEVFGDLLEQIEGEIAQVSTDGAYDHRHCYDDITYRGAQPVIPPRKDAVIWQPGNCNTPLHPRDENLRYIRKHGRKKWKRDFNYHRRSLAETTMFRFKTIFGGKLSARNFDNQAVELFLKCAVLNRMIRVAKPDSYKVEA